The Flavobacterium commune genome contains a region encoding:
- a CDS encoding DUF4349 domain-containing protein, with protein sequence MNQIVKSSLLLFTFTTLLISCKKAEAPEELSTNHVTPEAAISSSAAVEKKDSTRKFVRTADLKFRVKNVPQTTYAIENIINKFDGFVTYTNLQSNIIDEFETKISQDSTLETTRYNVENNITIRVPNKRLDTVIKCIAKQIDFLDYRIIKADDVSLKMLSNQLAQQRSTAKEKRVEKAIDSKGKKINDVMEAENNLANQKEQKDAAKLENLSIQDQINFSTLSIQIYQRESVKQEMVANTKDYNYYKPNIGIRLLDSLKTGWNVLLDIIVFLFQIWWLLLIGFGGYFTYKKYFMKE encoded by the coding sequence ATGAACCAAATTGTAAAAAGTAGCTTGCTATTATTCACTTTTACGACATTATTGATTAGCTGCAAAAAAGCTGAAGCACCAGAAGAACTCTCAACAAACCATGTTACTCCAGAAGCAGCAATTTCTTCTTCTGCCGCAGTAGAAAAAAAAGACAGTACCCGAAAATTTGTGCGTACTGCCGACTTAAAATTCAGAGTAAAAAATGTTCCTCAAACTACTTACGCAATTGAAAACATTATCAATAAATTTGATGGCTTTGTAACCTATACCAACTTACAAAGTAACATTATTGATGAATTTGAAACTAAAATAAGCCAGGACAGTACCCTTGAAACCACCCGCTATAATGTGGAAAACAACATCACTATCAGAGTACCTAACAAACGTCTGGATACAGTAATCAAGTGCATTGCTAAGCAAATTGATTTTCTGGATTATCGCATTATTAAAGCAGATGATGTTTCTCTAAAAATGCTTTCAAACCAACTCGCTCAACAGCGAAGTACTGCTAAAGAAAAAAGAGTTGAAAAAGCCATTGACAGCAAAGGCAAAAAAATCAATGATGTTATGGAAGCCGAAAATAATTTGGCAAACCAAAAAGAACAAAAAGATGCTGCTAAACTGGAAAACCTTTCGATACAGGATCAAATTAATTTCAGCACCTTATCGATTCAAATATACCAACGCGAATCGGTAAAACAGGAAATGGTTGCCAATACCAAAGATTACAACTATTACAAACCTAATATTGGAATTCGCCTACTCGATTCACTAAAAACGGGATGGAATGTTTTGCTTGATATTATTGTATTTCTGTTTCAAATTTGGTGGTTGTTATTGATAGGTTTTGGAGGATACTTTACTTATAAAAAATACTTTATGAAAGAGTAA
- a CDS encoding ammonium transporter, with translation MRKISLSVIMIALLVVTLFSSSILTGVTVPAEAAKFDTGDTAWMIVATALVLIMTPGLGFFYGGMVGKKNVISTMLQSFVAMLIVTILWVVIGFSLSFGTSIGGVIGDPSEFLMFQNVGVSTAWGTIPFMLFALFQAKFAIITPALITGAFAERVRFWAYMLFMVLFVLFIYTPLCHMTWHSDGYFFKMGVLDFAGGTVVHMSAGWAALAGAIFLGKRKVQKVNPARITYVLLGTALLWFGWFGFNAGSALGSNGLAVQALGTTTVAAAAAGMAWVFLDKILGHKLSAMGACIGSVVGLVAITPAAGFVSIPHAIFIGLFSSIVSNILVSKFPKGKIDDALDVFACHGVGGMVGMLLTGVFASKDVNPAVVDQGLIFGESTLFINQLTALVIVSVFAFCASYALFFIVNKITPLRVSEDKEELGLDISQHGEFL, from the coding sequence ATGAGAAAAATTAGTTTAAGTGTGATAATGATTGCGTTATTAGTCGTTACACTATTTTCAAGTTCTATTTTAACTGGAGTTACAGTTCCTGCAGAGGCAGCAAAATTTGATACAGGAGATACAGCCTGGATGATTGTTGCAACAGCTTTAGTATTAATCATGACTCCTGGATTAGGATTTTTCTACGGAGGTATGGTAGGTAAAAAAAATGTAATCAGTACAATGCTACAAAGTTTTGTTGCTATGCTTATTGTAACAATTTTATGGGTTGTTATTGGATTCAGTTTATCTTTTGGAACTTCTATAGGAGGAGTTATTGGAGATCCATCAGAGTTTTTAATGTTTCAAAATGTAGGTGTTTCAACAGCCTGGGGAACAATTCCTTTTATGTTGTTTGCATTGTTTCAGGCTAAATTTGCTATTATTACGCCAGCTTTGATTACAGGAGCTTTTGCTGAAAGAGTTCGTTTTTGGGCGTATATGTTATTTATGGTTTTATTTGTTCTATTTATTTATACTCCATTATGTCACATGACTTGGCATTCTGATGGATATTTCTTTAAAATGGGAGTATTGGATTTTGCAGGTGGTACAGTAGTACATATGAGTGCAGGATGGGCTGCTCTTGCAGGTGCAATCTTTTTAGGAAAAAGAAAAGTACAAAAAGTGAATCCTGCTCGTATCACTTACGTATTATTAGGTACAGCTTTATTATGGTTTGGATGGTTTGGATTCAATGCAGGTTCAGCTTTAGGTTCTAATGGATTAGCAGTTCAGGCTTTAGGAACAACTACAGTTGCTGCTGCTGCTGCAGGTATGGCTTGGGTATTTTTGGATAAAATATTAGGTCATAAATTATCTGCTATGGGAGCTTGTATTGGATCTGTTGTAGGTTTAGTAGCGATAACTCCAGCGGCTGGTTTTGTTAGTATTCCTCATGCAATTTTCATTGGATTGTTTAGTAGTATTGTAAGTAATATTTTGGTGAGTAAATTCCCTAAAGGAAAAATTGATGATGCTTTAGACGTATTTGCTTGTCACGGTGTTGGAGGTATGGTAGGTATGTTGTTAACAGGAGTTTTTGCTTCTAAAGACGTTAACCCAGCTGTTGTTGACCAAGGTCTTATCTTTGGTGAATCAACATTATTCATCAACCAATTAACAGCGTTAGTAATTGTATCTGTTTTTGCATTCTGTGCTTCTTATGCTTTATTCTTTATTGTGAACAAAATTACTCCATTAAGAGTTAGTGAGGATAAAGAAGAGTTAGGATTAGACATCTCTCAACACGGAGAATTTTTGTAG
- the tilS gene encoding tRNA lysidine(34) synthetase TilS, whose protein sequence is MLDKLKKHISQNFPFLEKSKLLMATSGGIDSMVMVHLFRELHYSIALAHCNFQLRGLESFGDQNFIQEYANENEIPLFLTQFDTETFAQDYKLSTQIAARELRYNWFYELLETENYDYILTAHHADDTIETFLINLSRGTGLEGLLGIPAQNDKIVRPILPFTRAEILVYAKENNIQWREDSSNASDKYLRNKIRHHLVPLLKELNPQFMESFQKTQSHLKESQELVEDAAIMVYQQVAREEGETIVFDLNQLLRLPNYRSYLYQWLHEFGFTAWEDIYALVESQSGKQVYAPNYRLLKDREVLMLSPILQEKEVEVYFIEKNVREVNFPLNLTFSRADDISGASNSIIFVDQDKLVYPLILKRWEEGDSFQPFGMNGKSKKLSKLFKDEKLSLLEKENCWVLWSADQIVWVLGIRQDERFKIDNSTKNILKIALQ, encoded by the coding sequence ATGCTCGACAAACTCAAAAAACATATCAGTCAAAATTTTCCTTTTTTAGAAAAGAGCAAACTACTTATGGCTACCAGCGGGGGAATTGACAGTATGGTTATGGTTCATTTGTTTAGAGAATTACACTATTCTATTGCTTTAGCACATTGTAATTTTCAGTTAAGAGGATTAGAGAGTTTTGGTGATCAGAATTTTATTCAGGAATATGCTAATGAAAATGAAATTCCGCTTTTTTTGACTCAGTTTGATACCGAAACTTTTGCTCAAGATTACAAACTTTCAACACAAATTGCAGCCCGGGAATTGCGTTACAATTGGTTTTACGAATTGTTAGAAACCGAAAATTACGATTACATTTTAACGGCACATCATGCCGATGATACTATAGAAACTTTTTTAATCAATTTGAGTCGCGGAACCGGATTAGAAGGTTTGCTTGGAATTCCGGCTCAAAACGATAAAATTGTACGTCCGATTTTGCCTTTTACAAGAGCAGAAATTTTGGTTTATGCCAAAGAAAATAACATTCAATGGCGAGAAGACAGCAGCAATGCTTCGGATAAATATTTACGAAATAAAATCAGACATCATTTAGTTCCCTTGTTGAAAGAATTGAATCCGCAGTTTATGGAATCTTTTCAAAAAACGCAATCGCATTTAAAAGAATCTCAGGAATTAGTTGAAGATGCTGCTATTATGGTGTACCAGCAAGTAGCAAGAGAAGAAGGTGAAACCATAGTTTTTGATTTGAATCAGTTGCTAAGATTACCCAATTATAGATCCTATTTGTACCAATGGTTGCATGAATTTGGCTTTACTGCTTGGGAAGATATTTATGCTTTGGTCGAAAGTCAATCCGGGAAGCAGGTTTATGCTCCAAATTATCGTTTGTTGAAAGATAGAGAAGTATTGATGTTGAGTCCGATTCTTCAGGAAAAGGAAGTTGAGGTGTATTTTATAGAAAAAAATGTTAGAGAAGTTAATTTTCCCTTAAATCTTACTTTTTCTAGAGCAGACGACATTTCAGGAGCTTCAAATTCAATTATATTTGTTGACCAGGATAAATTGGTTTATCCATTGATTTTGAAACGATGGGAAGAAGGGGATTCTTTTCAGCCTTTTGGAATGAATGGAAAGTCTAAAAAACTGAGCAAACTTTTTAAAGACGAAAAATTATCTTTATTAGAAAAAGAAAATTGTTGGGTTTTATGGTCGGCAGATCAAATTGTCTGGGTGCTTGGTATTCGACAAGATGAACGATTTAAAATTGATAATTCTACAAAAAATATATTAAAAATAGCATTGCAATAA
- a CDS encoding S41 family peptidase: MKKIFALLFIIFFFVQCSSIKKNNTHLQQQIGVNQLKKDVDFAQKKIQKLHPKLDYYISKERLNHHFDSLKSTIDKAMTPLEFYKKISPVVAYIKQGHSYVLAPEKAFSKKETKAIQKKGIGPFSQFDFSFYNNKLYVIKNKSYNKSITAGTEVFSVNGIKPKELIEEYNQFYSSDGFNTTYKKQIAAKRFISAFTTEYGIKDSLKYVFKLNDSIQSFTIKRFKLDSIEKKVQKLTQKTAVKTPAISREKKQALRRKKRINGYDKLSNTFIRTLDFFQKDSSVAILKIKGFKKGNFRKFYKESFSEIQKQNTQTLVIDLRNNGGGRLSEIINLYSYLSDSTFVFLKKSEVVSRASMFEGAYFNKGSFPVKAVKAIFSPFVYGYLLFSVHKDKDGKNYISSETQPQKIDKKAFKGKIYVLINGASFSASSILSSNLKGSERATFLGEETGGDYNGTVAGFMPIVTLPHSKLKVRIGIMNIAPYYQTEIFGHGIYPDVPIIPSLEDQIQGKDPELNWILNQKQQ, translated from the coding sequence ATGAAGAAAATATTCGCACTCCTTTTTATTATATTTTTCTTTGTGCAATGCAGCAGCATAAAAAAGAACAATACTCATTTGCAACAACAAATCGGAGTAAACCAACTTAAAAAAGACGTTGATTTTGCTCAAAAAAAAATTCAAAAACTCCATCCTAAACTGGATTATTACATCAGTAAAGAACGTTTGAATCATCATTTTGACAGTTTGAAATCTACTATTGATAAAGCAATGACTCCACTTGAGTTTTATAAAAAAATCAGTCCTGTAGTTGCTTACATAAAACAAGGTCATAGTTATGTATTAGCTCCCGAAAAAGCATTTTCGAAAAAAGAAACCAAAGCAATTCAAAAAAAAGGAATTGGTCCCTTTTCACAATTTGATTTTTCTTTTTACAATAATAAATTATATGTTATCAAAAACAAATCGTACAACAAATCAATAACAGCGGGAACTGAAGTCTTTTCGGTCAACGGCATAAAACCAAAAGAACTTATTGAGGAATACAATCAGTTTTACAGTTCGGATGGTTTTAATACAACTTATAAAAAACAAATTGCCGCCAAACGATTTATTTCGGCTTTTACCACCGAATACGGAATAAAAGACAGTCTGAAATACGTTTTTAAATTAAATGATAGTATTCAATCCTTTACCATTAAAAGATTTAAACTCGATAGTATTGAAAAAAAAGTTCAAAAACTAACTCAAAAAACTGCTGTTAAAACTCCTGCAATCAGCAGAGAGAAAAAACAGGCTTTGAGAAGAAAAAAACGAATTAACGGATACGATAAACTAAGCAATACTTTTATTAGAACACTTGATTTTTTTCAAAAAGACAGTAGCGTAGCTATTCTAAAAATTAAAGGCTTCAAAAAAGGGAATTTCAGAAAATTTTACAAAGAAAGTTTTAGCGAAATACAAAAACAAAATACGCAAACCCTAGTTATCGATTTAAGAAACAACGGTGGCGGTCGATTAAGCGAAATCATTAATCTTTATAGCTACCTCTCAGACTCTACTTTTGTATTCTTAAAAAAATCAGAAGTCGTTTCCAGAGCCAGTATGTTTGAAGGTGCTTATTTCAACAAAGGTTCTTTTCCTGTAAAAGCTGTAAAAGCCATTTTCTCGCCATTTGTTTACGGTTATTTGCTGTTTTCTGTTCATAAAGACAAAGACGGCAAGAATTATATTTCCTCCGAAACCCAACCTCAAAAAATCGATAAAAAAGCCTTTAAAGGAAAAATTTATGTATTGATAAACGGAGCTAGTTTTTCGGCTTCAAGTATTTTATCTTCCAATTTAAAAGGCAGTGAAAGAGCCACATTTCTAGGTGAAGAAACGGGTGGCGATTATAACGGTACAGTAGCCGGATTTATGCCAATTGTAACATTACCGCATTCAAAACTAAAAGTTAGAATTGGAATAATGAACATAGCTCCCTATTATCAAACTGAAATCTTTGGACATGGTATTTACCCTGATGTACCTATAATTCCTTCATTAGAAGACCAAATTCAGGGAAAAGATCCTGAACTGAACTGGATTTTAAACCAAAAACAACAATAA
- a CDS encoding protein-disulfide reductase DsbD family protein translates to MKKLLFLLIAFLVFTNVNSQILDPVKWTTKIEQKSEGVFVLTFNAVIEKEWHMYSQFTPDGGPLAMEVVFKNQSGNFSLIGKAKESKTRTAYNDVFEVNETFFEGKAQIQQEIKLTNPKLNKIEAELNYQVCKEVCINQSKKFTFQIPANNAIVAVTPGQEEKVLDKVVLNKKAVDTIKTDSITPGLGESNIIEKSEKEVVATAPENTPRSIWSIFIIAFLSGFAALLTPCVFPMIPMTVSFFTKQSKTRAKGIRNAIIYGISIIVIYVLLGILITWIFGADALNALSTNVWFNLLFFVLLVVFAVSFLGAFEIMLPNSWANKVDSQADKGGVIGIVFMALALAVVSFSCTGPIVGTLLVEAASNGGIAPIIGMLGFSLALALPFMLFAMFPGWLNSLPKSGGWLNTVKVFLGFLELALAFKFLSNADLVLQLHILEREVFLAIWIAIFGALALYLFGKISLPHDSPITHISVGRLGMGLLVLTFTIYLIPGLWGAPLKIISAFPPPMQYSESPMGLSVSGGNSAKIDLPEGGKIGPHGLLVFDNYQYGLAYAKKVNKPIMLDFTGFACVNCRKMENNVWSDAKVLPILKDKIVLISLYVDDKRDLPKEQQFISPSTGEEIKTIGEKWTDFMISKYKTNTQPLYVLTDLEGNSLNTENPTISYVGVEEYYNWLKAGIAKFK, encoded by the coding sequence ATGAAAAAACTATTATTTCTACTTATCGCTTTTTTGGTTTTTACCAATGTCAATTCACAAATTTTAGATCCTGTAAAGTGGACAACTAAAATAGAACAAAAATCAGAAGGTGTTTTTGTATTGACTTTTAATGCGGTAATTGAGAAAGAATGGCACATGTATTCGCAGTTTACTCCCGATGGAGGGCCGCTGGCTATGGAGGTTGTTTTTAAAAATCAATCGGGAAATTTTAGTTTAATTGGCAAAGCCAAAGAAAGTAAAACCCGAACGGCTTATAACGATGTTTTTGAAGTAAACGAAACTTTTTTTGAAGGAAAAGCCCAAATTCAACAAGAAATTAAACTAACCAATCCAAAATTAAACAAGATTGAAGCGGAATTGAATTATCAGGTATGTAAAGAAGTATGTATTAATCAATCTAAGAAATTTACTTTCCAAATTCCCGCTAATAATGCAATTGTTGCTGTAACTCCGGGACAAGAAGAGAAGGTTTTGGATAAAGTAGTTCTGAATAAAAAAGCAGTTGATACTATAAAAACAGACTCGATAACTCCTGGTCTCGGCGAGAGCAATATTATTGAAAAATCTGAAAAAGAAGTTGTAGCAACAGCTCCCGAAAATACTCCAAGAAGTATTTGGTCCATTTTTATCATTGCTTTTTTATCCGGATTTGCAGCTTTATTGACACCTTGTGTATTTCCGATGATTCCTATGACGGTTAGTTTTTTTACCAAACAAAGTAAAACACGAGCCAAAGGAATTCGAAATGCTATTATTTACGGAATTTCGATTATTGTAATTTATGTGTTATTAGGAATTTTAATCACATGGATTTTTGGTGCCGATGCCTTAAATGCTTTGTCAACTAATGTTTGGTTTAATCTGTTATTTTTTGTGTTATTAGTAGTTTTTGCGGTTTCATTTTTAGGAGCTTTCGAAATTATGTTACCTAATTCCTGGGCCAATAAAGTGGATAGTCAGGCTGATAAAGGAGGAGTTATTGGAATTGTATTTATGGCATTAGCCTTGGCGGTTGTTTCTTTTTCCTGTACAGGACCTATTGTAGGAACATTGTTGGTTGAAGCTGCTTCCAATGGAGGAATTGCACCTATAATAGGAATGCTTGGTTTTTCATTGGCTTTGGCCTTGCCATTTATGTTATTTGCTATGTTTCCGGGTTGGTTGAATTCGTTACCTAAATCGGGAGGCTGGTTGAATACGGTAAAAGTATTTTTAGGATTCTTAGAATTGGCTTTGGCTTTTAAATTTTTATCGAATGCCGATTTGGTTTTGCAATTGCATATATTGGAAAGAGAAGTATTTTTAGCTATTTGGATAGCTATTTTTGGAGCTTTAGCCTTGTATTTATTTGGAAAGATAAGTTTACCGCATGATAGCCCGATTACGCACATTTCGGTTGGACGATTAGGCATGGGATTGTTGGTGTTAACTTTTACTATTTATTTAATTCCGGGACTTTGGGGAGCACCTTTGAAAATAATCAGCGCATTTCCACCACCAATGCAATACAGCGAAAGTCCAATGGGATTAAGTGTTTCGGGTGGAAATTCGGCTAAAATTGATTTGCCTGAAGGTGGAAAAATAGGTCCTCATGGGTTGCTTGTTTTTGATAATTACCAATATGGATTGGCTTACGCCAAAAAAGTAAACAAACCAATTATGCTTGATTTTACAGGGTTTGCTTGTGTGAATTGTCGAAAAATGGAAAACAATGTTTGGTCAGATGCCAAAGTTTTACCAATTTTAAAAGATAAAATTGTTCTCATATCATTATATGTAGATGATAAAAGGGATTTACCTAAAGAGCAGCAGTTTATTTCGCCAAGTACTGGTGAAGAAATAAAAACAATAGGAGAGAAGTGGACTGATTTTATGATTTCTAAATACAAAACCAATACGCAGCCTTTGTATGTATTAACCGATTTAGAAGGTAATAGTTTAAATACTGAAAATCCAACGATTAGTTATGTTGGTGTCGAAGAATATTACAATTGGTTGAAAGCTGGAATAGCTAAGTTTAAATAA
- a CDS encoding anthranilate synthase component I family protein, translated as MDSNQYQQDYSSYDWILAVDAFTSIKTDYFNAFEDLKQYQQTSKDWLFGYLSYDLKNDTENLVSKNFDGLEFPDLFFFQPQKLFLAKGKQLEIRYLHFCDDEFESDWEEIRGIAVNFETLETNITIQQRISAEAYREKVSKMLEHIHHGDLYEANFCMEFYAENARIDPLDTFLKLNEISKPPFAVFFKNHKQFLLSASPERYLKKDGDLLISQPIKGTAKRFLDPIKDEESKNKLAADAKERAENIMITDLVRNDLSHTAQKGSVQVTELCGIYSFLQVHQMISTITSKLDAQYAAVDALRHTFPMGSMTGAPKISVMKIIEELEETKRGLYSGAVGYFTPEGNFDFNVVIRSILYNQHNQYLSFSVGSAITSLSVPEKEYEECLLKAKAMFEVLK; from the coding sequence ATGGATAGCAACCAGTATCAGCAAGACTATTCCAGCTACGATTGGATTCTGGCTGTTGATGCTTTTACTTCGATCAAAACAGACTATTTTAATGCTTTTGAAGATTTAAAGCAGTACCAACAAACCAGCAAAGATTGGTTATTTGGTTATTTGTCTTATGATTTAAAAAATGATACAGAGAACTTAGTTTCGAAAAATTTTGATGGATTAGAATTTCCTGATTTGTTTTTCTTTCAGCCCCAAAAACTATTTTTAGCCAAAGGAAAACAACTTGAAATTCGTTATTTGCATTTTTGTGATGATGAATTTGAATCCGATTGGGAAGAAATTAGAGGTATTGCGGTTAATTTTGAGACTTTAGAAACCAATATCACAATTCAACAACGAATTTCCGCAGAGGCATATCGCGAAAAAGTGTCTAAAATGCTGGAACACATTCATCATGGCGATTTGTATGAAGCTAATTTTTGCATGGAGTTTTATGCCGAAAATGCCCGAATTGATCCTTTGGATACTTTTTTAAAGTTGAATGAAATTTCGAAACCGCCTTTTGCCGTATTTTTTAAAAATCACAAACAATTTTTGTTATCTGCTTCGCCGGAGCGTTATTTAAAAAAAGACGGGGATTTGTTGATTTCTCAGCCGATAAAAGGAACAGCCAAACGATTTTTAGACCCAATTAAAGACGAAGAATCTAAAAATAAATTAGCGGCTGATGCTAAAGAACGTGCCGAAAATATTATGATAACCGATTTGGTTCGAAATGATTTATCTCATACGGCACAAAAAGGTTCGGTGCAAGTAACTGAATTGTGTGGTATTTACTCTTTCTTGCAAGTGCACCAAATGATTTCTACCATTACTTCAAAATTAGATGCACAATACGCTGCTGTAGATGCTTTAAGACATACTTTTCCAATGGGTAGTATGACAGGAGCACCCAAGATTTCGGTGATGAAAATTATCGAAGAACTGGAAGAAACTAAAAGAGGTTTGTACAGTGGAGCAGTGGGTTATTTTACTCCCGAAGGCAATTTTGATTTTAATGTGGTTATTCGAAGTATTTTGTACAATCAGCACAATCAGTATTTGTCTTTTTCGGTAGGAAGTGCCATTACTTCGCTTTCTGTTCCTGAGAAAGAATATGAAGAATGTTTACTCAAAGCCAAGGCCATGTTTGAAGTCTTAAAATAA
- a CDS encoding YifB family Mg chelatase-like AAA ATPase has product MLVKVYGSAVFGVEATTITVEVNIDKGVGYHLVGLPDNAIKESSYRIAAALKNNSYMLPGKKITINMAPADLRKEGSAYDLTLALGILVASGQIKGEEIDQYIIMGELSLDGSLQPIKGALPIAIKAKEEGFKGFFLPKQNVKEAAIVKGLDVYGIENVQEIIDFFEGKGNLEPTKIDTRAEFYKDLDFPEFDFSDVKGQESIKRCMEIAAAGGHNIILIGPPGAGKTMLAKRLPSILPPMTLHEALETTKIHSVAGKLKEVGLMNQRPFRSPHHTISNVALVGGGSYPQPGEISMAHNGVLFLDELPEFKRDVLEVMRQPLEDREVTISRAKFTVTYPSSFMLVASMNPSPSGFFNDPNAAQTASPYEMQRYLSKISGPLLDRIDIHIEVTPVPFEKLSDNQKTENSMSIRKRVTAAREIQSTRFETMDNIHYNAQMSTKHIREYCVLDEDSKSLLKNAMERLNLSARAYDRILKVARTIADLEASEDVISNHIAEAIQYRSLDRDGWLG; this is encoded by the coding sequence ATGCTAGTAAAAGTCTATGGAAGTGCCGTTTTTGGTGTAGAAGCCACAACTATAACAGTTGAAGTAAATATAGATAAAGGAGTGGGCTACCATTTAGTTGGTTTACCTGACAATGCGATAAAAGAAAGTAGTTACCGAATTGCCGCTGCATTAAAAAACAATTCTTATATGCTACCCGGTAAAAAAATTACCATTAATATGGCTCCAGCCGATTTACGCAAAGAAGGTTCAGCTTACGACCTTACTCTTGCTCTGGGTATTCTTGTTGCTTCAGGACAAATTAAAGGAGAAGAAATTGACCAATACATTATTATGGGCGAATTATCACTTGATGGAAGTTTACAACCCATAAAAGGAGCTTTACCCATAGCTATTAAAGCAAAAGAAGAAGGTTTTAAAGGTTTCTTTCTCCCGAAACAAAATGTAAAAGAAGCCGCCATAGTAAAAGGACTAGATGTTTATGGTATTGAAAATGTACAGGAAATCATTGATTTCTTTGAAGGAAAAGGCAATTTGGAACCCACAAAAATCGATACCAGAGCCGAATTCTATAAAGATTTAGATTTCCCGGAATTTGATTTTTCTGATGTTAAAGGACAAGAAAGCATTAAAAGATGTATGGAAATTGCCGCTGCCGGCGGACATAATATCATATTAATTGGCCCTCCGGGAGCAGGAAAAACAATGCTCGCAAAGCGTTTACCAAGTATTCTTCCACCAATGACTTTGCACGAAGCACTGGAAACCACTAAAATTCATAGTGTAGCCGGAAAACTCAAAGAAGTTGGATTAATGAATCAAAGACCTTTCCGCAGCCCGCACCACACGATTTCAAACGTAGCGCTAGTTGGCGGAGGCAGTTATCCGCAACCGGGAGAAATATCGATGGCACATAACGGCGTTTTATTTTTAGATGAATTACCCGAATTCAAACGCGATGTTCTTGAAGTTATGCGCCAACCTCTAGAAGACAGGGAAGTAACTATTTCGAGAGCCAAATTTACAGTAACTTATCCTTCTTCATTTATGTTAGTAGCCAGCATGAATCCGAGTCCTAGTGGATTTTTCAATGATCCAAACGCCGCTCAAACCGCTTCTCCTTATGAAATGCAACGTTATTTAAGTAAAATCTCCGGACCATTATTAGACCGAATTGACATTCATATTGAAGTAACGCCGGTTCCTTTCGAAAAATTATCGGATAATCAAAAAACCGAAAACAGCATGAGTATTCGAAAAAGAGTAACAGCAGCGCGCGAAATTCAATCTACCCGATTTGAAACAATGGACAATATCCATTACAATGCACAAATGAGTACCAAACACATCAGAGAATATTGTGTACTGGACGAAGATTCAAAATCATTATTGAAAAATGCTATGGAACGATTGAATCTTTCGGCCCGGGCCTACGATCGAATTTTAAAAGTAGCACGCACCATCGCCGACTTAGAAGCCTCTGAAGATGTAATTTCTAATCACATTGCCGAAGCCATTCAATACCGAAGTTTGGATAGAGATGGGTGGTTGGGGTAA
- a CDS encoding DoxX family protein translates to MNNVKELNKWANAHTYFSLDLVRIALGVFLFVKGVHFITNIQYLVDLISPIDKIGGGMFMVHYITPAHMIGGIMIAFGLLTRWAIIAQLPILIGAVLVNFMGQMQSESLFLALGTLMVCLFFLVYGSGKNSADYYFKMYQ, encoded by the coding sequence ATGAACAACGTAAAAGAATTAAATAAATGGGCCAATGCGCACACTTATTTCAGCTTAGATTTAGTACGAATTGCACTTGGAGTGTTTTTATTCGTAAAAGGAGTCCATTTTATCACTAATATTCAATATTTAGTCGATTTGATTTCTCCTATTGACAAAATTGGAGGGGGAATGTTTATGGTTCACTACATTACTCCTGCCCACATGATTGGAGGAATAATGATTGCTTTTGGGTTACTGACCCGTTGGGCTATCATAGCACAATTACCTATTTTAATAGGTGCTGTTTTAGTAAATTTTATGGGGCAAATGCAATCTGAGAGTTTATTTCTTGCCTTAGGTACTTTGATGGTTTGTTTGTTTTTCTTAGTGTATGGAAGCGGGAAAAACTCAGCCGATTATTATTTTAAAATGTATCAATAA